Proteins encoded within one genomic window of uncultured Draconibacterium sp.:
- a CDS encoding uracil-DNA glycosylase gives MKKDHMCNLEELKQEILICSKCPLVKTRNNVVFGNGNPNAEIMLIAEAPGFYEDKSGIVFQGKSGELLDKILAASGFNRDDHIFISNIVKCRPPNNREPNNNEKTACIPYLYRQIDLIDPKIIILLGATALKGLIDPNARITQIRGQWIDWQNRLVMPTYHPSALLRNQNLKRPVWDDFKNIVAKYRELVNPEHYSAHC, from the coding sequence ATGAAAAAAGATCATATGTGCAATTTGGAAGAATTGAAACAAGAAATATTAATCTGTTCAAAATGTCCATTAGTTAAAACACGAAATAATGTTGTTTTTGGTAATGGAAATCCAAATGCAGAAATAATGCTGATTGCTGAAGCTCCCGGATTTTATGAAGATAAAAGCGGAATAGTTTTTCAGGGAAAATCAGGTGAGCTTTTGGATAAAATATTAGCCGCAAGTGGTTTTAACAGGGATGATCATATTTTTATCAGCAATATTGTAAAATGTCGTCCGCCAAATAACCGGGAACCAAATAATAATGAAAAAACAGCCTGTATTCCGTATTTATATCGCCAGATAGATCTAATCGATCCAAAAATTATCATTCTCCTGGGAGCAACAGCATTAAAAGGGTTAATAGATCCCAATGCCAGAATTACTCAAATAAGAGGGCAATGGATAGATTGGCAAAACAGGTTAGTAATGCCTACCTATCATCCTTCGGCCTTGTTACGAAATCAGAATTTAAAACGTCCTGTTTGGGATGACTTTAAAAATATAGTTGCAAAATACCGTGAGTTGGTAAATCCGGAGCATTATTCTGCACATTGCTAA
- a CDS encoding helix-turn-helix domain-containing protein produces the protein MPNLNTAEKNFLNQITQLVEENISNEQFGVSELADAVGMSRSNLLRKIKKITDLSASQFIRNVRLKYAAELLQEGSYTVSEVSYQVGFGSPSYFIKCFRELYGYPPGEIGMHEEPKQEEEQEMETEQELQESVQKKKFPVLLISFLAIAIIAAVLYFVLRPASENRNKVKSIAVLPFLNDSNDTTNVYIINGLMEATLNNLQQIQDLRVISRTSVEQYRNNPKSSPEIAKELNATYLIEGSGQKIGDQLLLNIQLIEAKTDKHLWSQQYRRDTKDIFTLQADVAKSIAEQIEAIVTPEEIKRIEKAPTNNLEAYDLFLKGYDLLGKPTEENLRAAIPYFKQAIKHDEEFARSYAGIAIAFYLLDQNKTEKQFADSINYYADQALFYDSKLPQSLTAKALFYMEHSEYELALPYFEKALEISPNSDVVLIFLVELYVNYLPNTEKYLEYALKGLEIDIVATYDSSAVSYSYLHISNAFIQSGFVDEAEKYIERSLDYLPENLYSQYVKAYIDYAQDEDLNKLNQSLLTTFEKDNTRLDILQEVAKSYYYLRDYEKAAIYYKAFVEAREMYNLEIYRSENGKIGVTFDKVGEQELSDKYFKQYKTWAENDPSIYSNFSLAFYYSYNGDNDKAIEYLKAFTKQDNFHYWTILFTPIDPLMDNLQKHPQYKEIFREIENNFDSYHKRIKKSLKEKGLI, from the coding sequence ATGCCAAATCTTAACACCGCAGAAAAAAACTTTCTAAACCAAATAACGCAGCTTGTTGAGGAGAACATTTCCAACGAGCAGTTCGGTGTTTCGGAGTTGGCAGATGCCGTTGGAATGAGTCGATCGAACCTCTTACGAAAAATCAAAAAAATAACCGATTTATCCGCCAGCCAATTTATTCGCAATGTGCGTTTAAAATATGCCGCAGAGTTGCTTCAGGAAGGCTCGTACACCGTTTCAGAAGTTTCGTACCAGGTTGGTTTTGGCAGCCCCTCCTATTTTATCAAATGCTTCCGCGAATTGTATGGTTACCCTCCCGGCGAAATAGGCATGCACGAAGAGCCGAAGCAAGAGGAAGAACAGGAAATGGAAACTGAACAGGAATTACAAGAATCCGTTCAGAAAAAGAAGTTTCCGGTTTTATTGATCTCCTTTTTAGCAATTGCCATAATTGCGGCAGTGTTATACTTTGTATTACGCCCCGCTTCAGAAAATAGAAACAAAGTAAAATCAATTGCCGTTCTGCCATTTTTAAACGACAGCAACGACACTACCAACGTCTATATCATAAACGGGCTGATGGAGGCGACACTGAACAACCTTCAACAAATTCAGGATTTAAGGGTGATCAGCAGAACTTCTGTTGAGCAGTATCGCAACAACCCGAAATCGTCACCCGAGATTGCAAAAGAACTGAATGCCACCTACCTGATTGAAGGCAGCGGACAGAAAATTGGCGATCAGCTTCTTCTCAATATACAATTGATAGAAGCTAAAACGGATAAACATTTGTGGAGCCAGCAATACAGGCGTGATACAAAAGATATTTTCACGCTTCAGGCCGATGTTGCAAAAAGTATCGCCGAACAAATTGAAGCCATTGTTACCCCGGAAGAAATAAAACGCATTGAAAAAGCACCAACCAATAACCTGGAAGCTTACGACCTGTTTTTGAAAGGATATGATTTGCTTGGTAAACCAACCGAAGAAAACCTACGGGCAGCAATCCCTTATTTCAAACAAGCGATAAAACACGATGAAGAATTTGCCCGTTCTTATGCAGGCATTGCCATTGCATTTTATCTTTTAGACCAAAACAAAACAGAAAAACAATTTGCCGACTCCATAAATTATTATGCCGACCAGGCACTTTTTTACGACTCGAAATTACCGCAGAGTTTAACTGCCAAAGCGCTTTTCTACATGGAGCACAGCGAATACGAACTGGCACTTCCTTATTTTGAAAAAGCACTGGAGATCAGTCCCAATTCTGATGTGGTTTTGATCTTTTTGGTTGAATTATATGTAAACTATTTACCGAATACAGAAAAGTACCTCGAATATGCGCTAAAAGGGCTTGAAATTGATATTGTTGCGACCTACGATTCATCGGCAGTGAGTTATAGTTACCTACACATCAGCAATGCGTTTATCCAATCGGGCTTTGTTGATGAAGCGGAGAAATATATCGAACGCTCACTGGATTATCTTCCCGAAAATCTTTACTCGCAATACGTAAAAGCTTATATCGATTATGCGCAGGATGAAGACCTGAATAAATTAAATCAATCGCTGTTGACTACCTTTGAAAAAGACAATACCCGTCTCGATATTTTGCAGGAAGTGGCAAAATCATACTATTATTTACGCGATTACGAAAAAGCAGCGATTTACTACAAAGCCTTTGTTGAAGCCCGTGAGATGTACAATCTTGAAATCTACCGGTCGGAAAACGGGAAAATAGGCGTAACTTTTGATAAAGTGGGCGAGCAGGAATTATCTGATAAATATTTTAAGCAATACAAAACATGGGCAGAAAACGATCCATCCATTTACAGCAACTTTTCACTGGCATTTTACTACTCTTACAATGGAGATAACGACAAAGCCATCGAATACTTAAAGGCTTTCACAAAGCAAGATAACTTTCATTATTGGACTATTCTTTTTACACCGATCGATCCACTGATGGACAATTTGCAGAAACATCCGCAGTACAAAGAGATATTTCGGGAAATTGAGAACAATTTTGATTCTTACCATAAAAGGATTAAAAAATCGTTGAAAGAAAAGGGCCTCATTTAA
- a CDS encoding outer membrane beta-barrel protein → MKTVVQLLAVLVFVTLAGSVFAQTIRIKAGYTLSDMLIEEGGEIMTEQLDMRSGFHFGPTFEWGIKENAGIETALLITTKGIKITELETVDEFWYRTHSNVNLWYLDVPVFGKLYFNVNDIKVYGMLGPYFGVGLSGKIKSEEDRDIVWGPDEDDDLQRLGLGLGIGGGFEFNSFLFEFTSHFMLNNISPEANSDVTMRNRSFMFSLGYKFHK, encoded by the coding sequence ATGAAAACAGTAGTGCAATTGTTGGCAGTGCTTGTGTTCGTTACTCTGGCTGGCAGTGTGTTTGCCCAAACCATTAGAATAAAAGCCGGATATACCTTGTCGGATATGTTGATTGAAGAAGGAGGTGAAATTATGACCGAACAGTTGGATATGCGGTCGGGGTTTCACTTTGGCCCAACATTCGAATGGGGAATTAAAGAAAATGCGGGCATTGAAACAGCTTTGTTGATTACCACAAAAGGCATAAAAATAACTGAATTGGAAACTGTGGATGAGTTTTGGTACAGAACTCACTCGAACGTCAACCTGTGGTACCTCGATGTTCCGGTGTTTGGGAAATTGTATTTCAATGTGAACGACATAAAAGTTTACGGAATGCTTGGCCCTTATTTTGGAGTTGGGCTTAGCGGAAAAATAAAGTCGGAAGAGGACAGAGACATTGTGTGGGGACCCGATGAAGACGACGATCTGCAGCGCCTTGGATTGGGTTTGGGGATTGGTGGAGGTTTTGAGTTTAACTCTTTTTTGTTTGAATTTACCAGTCATTTTATGCTGAACAATATTTCGCCCGAAGCCAACTCGGATGTAACAATGCGCAACCGTTCGTTTATGTTTTCGCTGGGGTATAAGTTTCATAAATAG
- a CDS encoding acyltransferase family protein yields MKTRIYFLDHLRTLMIFLVVVLHSGLVYEHVLQNSWIVVDPVKANSIGMIRLYLDLFVMFMIFFISGYLIPMSLKTKTSIEFIKSKVKRILIPWVIAVFTLIPAYKFIFLYSRALPQEEWFSYFHFFERAGSDLSFYANNPAQNWLWFLPVLFLFQVIYLVFAKTKVLSLKINLKTAVIVMFVVGVVYSVTITQLGLNGWYDSAILHFQRERLLVYFMSFLLGSLCYKLKVFESTKKNKRLYIIANVVLTFTLGIFTAVALNTFFNIIDPQRNFYFISQFADRVAYYAFGLASQLTLLYVFLYGFRHSLNKRYALMDELNRNSYSVYIIHTIVLGVVALSIMALPIPPMVKFLMVTVLTFGLSNLLICSWRTVRQREINIKTVATAVISIVIVMAAFTAYPGTTNNEEQKTETSTAPQSGRSIHAAVVAGNLEAVKAIIASGADINEKEPAGGSSPLITACVFGKTEIAKVLMDAGADLNVTNNDGSTALHTAAFFCRTEIVKTLLNKGIDTSVVNKSGSTALQSVQAPFAMVKGIYEYFAKVYAPLGLKLDLERMEKTRPVIAEIISTNNP; encoded by the coding sequence ATGAAAACACGAATTTATTTTCTCGACCATCTTAGAACATTAATGATCTTTCTTGTTGTGGTACTACACTCAGGATTGGTTTATGAACATGTTTTGCAAAACTCCTGGATCGTTGTTGATCCTGTAAAAGCCAATTCAATCGGAATGATCCGTTTGTATCTCGATCTTTTTGTAATGTTTATGATCTTCTTTATATCCGGGTATCTGATCCCGATGTCGCTGAAGACTAAAACATCAATTGAATTTATCAAATCAAAAGTAAAACGTATTTTGATACCTTGGGTAATCGCTGTTTTTACTTTGATTCCTGCCTACAAATTTATCTTTTTATATTCACGAGCTTTACCACAAGAAGAATGGTTCTCGTATTTCCACTTTTTTGAACGGGCCGGTAGCGACCTGAGTTTTTATGCCAATAATCCGGCACAAAACTGGTTGTGGTTTTTACCTGTACTTTTTCTATTTCAGGTGATCTATTTGGTATTTGCAAAAACTAAAGTGCTGTCGTTAAAAATAAACCTGAAAACTGCTGTTATCGTAATGTTTGTAGTTGGCGTTGTTTATAGCGTTACTATTACTCAATTGGGACTTAATGGCTGGTACGATTCTGCTATCCTGCATTTTCAACGCGAGCGTTTGCTGGTCTACTTTATGTCATTTTTGTTGGGCTCACTTTGTTACAAACTAAAAGTGTTCGAATCAACTAAAAAGAACAAACGCCTGTATATTATCGCAAATGTAGTTCTGACATTCACACTGGGAATTTTTACTGCCGTTGCGCTGAATACCTTTTTCAATATCATCGACCCGCAACGTAACTTCTATTTCATTTCGCAATTTGCCGACCGTGTCGCTTATTATGCTTTTGGCCTGGCATCGCAACTTACTTTGCTTTATGTATTCCTATACGGTTTTCGTCACAGCTTAAATAAAAGGTATGCACTTATGGATGAATTGAACCGCAATTCATATTCGGTTTATATCATTCATACCATTGTTTTGGGAGTGGTTGCTCTGTCGATTATGGCATTGCCTATTCCTCCGATGGTAAAATTCCTTATGGTTACTGTATTAACTTTTGGCCTTTCAAATCTGCTAATTTGCTCGTGGCGTACAGTCCGTCAGCGCGAGATTAACATAAAAACCGTTGCTACTGCAGTAATTTCGATAGTGATTGTAATGGCTGCTTTTACTGCTTATCCCGGAACAACAAACAATGAAGAACAGAAAACAGAAACAAGTACAGCGCCTCAAAGCGGGAGAAGTATACATGCAGCTGTAGTTGCAGGAAATTTAGAAGCAGTTAAAGCCATAATTGCATCGGGAGCTGATATCAATGAAAAAGAGCCTGCTGGCGGTTCAAGTCCGTTAATTACTGCCTGTGTATTTGGAAAAACAGAAATTGCCAAAGTATTGATGGATGCAGGAGCCGACCTGAACGTAACCAATAACGATGGTTCCACAGCTTTGCACACTGCAGCTTTTTTCTGCCGTACAGAAATAGTCAAAACATTATTAAACAAAGGCATCGATACTTCCGTAGTAAATAAATCAGGATCGACTGCCTTGCAATCTGTTCAGGCACCTTTTGCAATGGTGAAAGGAATTTACGAGTATTTTGCAAAAGTATACGCACCGCTTGGACTCAAGCTTGATTTGGAAAGAATGGAAAAAACACGTCCTGTAATTGCTGAAATTATATCAACTAATAATCCATAA
- a CDS encoding DUF4382 domain-containing protein produces MKKIFVAFIIAATFFVACSDDDNNAGTGTLKVDLTDAPADFNAILVDVQGLRINVNDADTTEGNWMDLELDTMGQIDLLELMDGNSIQLSDDDIPAGYLSQIRLILGDNNQLVIGEDTLDMETPSAQQSGLKVNVHDSIADGETFSMMLDFDAEKSVVDKGNGTYSLKPVLTVIKE; encoded by the coding sequence ATGAAAAAAATTTTTGTAGCTTTTATTATTGCAGCTACTTTTTTTGTGGCTTGCAGCGATGACGACAACAATGCTGGGACCGGTACTTTAAAAGTAGATTTAACTGATGCTCCGGCTGATTTTAATGCCATTCTTGTTGATGTGCAGGGCCTGCGCATAAATGTTAACGATGCAGATACCACAGAAGGTAACTGGATGGATCTGGAACTGGATACAATGGGACAGATCGATCTGCTGGAGTTAATGGACGGTAACAGTATTCAACTATCGGATGACGATATTCCGGCAGGTTACCTTTCGCAAATACGTTTGATACTGGGCGATAACAATCAGCTTGTGATTGGTGAAGATACATTGGATATGGAAACACCGTCGGCACAACAATCCGGGCTAAAAGTAAATGTTCACGATTCAATTGCAGATGGTGAAACTTTCAGTATGATGCTTGATTTTGATGCTGAAAAATCGGTTGTTGATAAAGGAAACGGAACTTACTCGTTAAAACCAGTTCTGACAGTTATTAAGGAATAA
- a CDS encoding beta-L-arabinofuranosidase domain-containing protein yields MKLFKPIVGIILGVCAWSTSSVFAQSGDQILDGIGETGLIARYTLEENAKDWSRNNLHGNIQGSGYEFVDDEVFDKVISLSGDGKTYITIPGELLAGEESLSISAWVNLRSAEGGAPLFDFGKDGKSTFYAAPAGTDGYVSKVLTGTNKYTASSEAVELNKWNHIVVVVDVPTKTFTTYLNGEQVSEVNDVEVELKQLFDSRKGNDDQFVIGKSLTSGGASLDAKLHDFRIYRIPLNRRQIGWINFSALHKEEVEEMMRNRQEAELQEFPESIPQLYNEYLTNVSTIEVETEVGFLPRLPRFVKGVYSNNFEGPEVRVLWPAPEDNSEVQSAGKYTVTGRVAGTDIHPKAIVTVVEHNHDHDAPHRTLEAFNLDEVQLTEDLHHHETKFVENRDKFVDGLLETNPDNFLYMFRNAFGQEQPAGAEPLGVWDSQETKLRGHATGHYLSALAQAYSSATYDPAIQAKFAEKMEYMVNILYKLSQLSGTPKTPGGESVADPLAVPPGPGKDGFDSDLSEDGIRTDYQNWGKGFISAYPPDQFIMLEHGAKYGTDNDKVWAPYYTLHKILAGLMDIYEVSGNEKALDIVKGMGDWVHARLSVVPTETLIDIWNTYIAGEFGGMNEALARLSRLTNDKSYLETAKLFDNIRVFFGDAEHSHGLAKNVDLFRGLHANQHIPQIMGALEIYRDSKESEYFDIADNFWNKATGDYMYSIGGVAGARNPANAECFTGEPATLYENGFAVGGQNETCATYNMLKLSRNLFLYNQQAELMDYYERGLYNHILASVAEDSPANTYHVPLRAGSVKQFSNAHMDGFTCCNGTALESNTKLQNSIYFRSADNEALYVNLYVPSILKWTDKDITVTQTTAYPKEDHTTLTIGGSGKFDLNVRVPHWATEGFFVTINGEKETMKAEPGSYLTISRKWKDGDKVELSMPFHFYLEPVMDQQNVASLFYGPVLLAAQEDGPRKEWRKVTLDAEDISKSISGDPEKLEFEIDGVVYKPFYETYGRHSVYLDVTLK; encoded by the coding sequence ATGAAACTATTTAAGCCAATCGTTGGAATAATACTTGGTGTTTGTGCCTGGAGCACAAGCAGCGTATTTGCACAAAGCGGTGATCAGATTTTAGATGGAATTGGCGAAACAGGATTAATTGCCCGTTACACGCTGGAAGAAAATGCAAAAGACTGGTCGCGGAATAACTTGCATGGAAACATTCAGGGTTCCGGTTACGAATTTGTTGACGACGAAGTATTCGACAAGGTAATCTCATTATCCGGCGACGGAAAAACGTATATAACCATCCCCGGCGAGTTGCTGGCAGGCGAAGAGTCGCTGAGTATTTCGGCCTGGGTTAATTTGCGTTCGGCCGAAGGTGGTGCGCCACTTTTCGATTTTGGCAAAGACGGAAAATCGACTTTTTATGCAGCCCCTGCAGGAACAGATGGTTACGTATCGAAAGTGCTTACTGGCACCAATAAATACACCGCCAGTTCAGAAGCTGTAGAATTAAATAAATGGAATCATATAGTAGTTGTTGTTGATGTTCCAACAAAAACCTTTACCACCTACCTTAATGGCGAACAGGTTAGCGAGGTTAACGATGTTGAGGTGGAACTAAAACAACTGTTCGATAGCCGGAAAGGCAATGACGATCAGTTTGTAATCGGAAAATCGCTAACTTCAGGCGGTGCCTCTTTAGATGCTAAACTACACGATTTCCGTATCTACCGAATTCCTTTAAACAGAAGACAAATTGGGTGGATCAACTTTAGCGCCTTGCACAAAGAGGAAGTCGAAGAAATGATGAGAAACCGACAAGAAGCAGAACTTCAGGAGTTTCCTGAATCGATACCTCAGTTGTATAACGAGTATTTAACCAACGTCTCAACTATTGAAGTGGAAACCGAAGTGGGTTTTCTTCCTCGTTTGCCACGTTTTGTGAAAGGCGTTTATAGCAACAATTTCGAAGGACCAGAGGTACGTGTACTTTGGCCTGCTCCTGAAGATAACAGTGAAGTCCAAAGTGCCGGAAAATACACGGTAACCGGACGAGTTGCCGGAACCGATATTCATCCAAAAGCAATTGTTACAGTGGTTGAGCATAATCACGACCATGATGCTCCTCACCGCACGCTGGAGGCTTTTAATTTGGATGAGGTACAGTTAACCGAAGATCTTCATCACCACGAAACAAAGTTTGTAGAGAACCGCGATAAATTCGTTGATGGTTTGTTGGAAACCAATCCTGATAATTTCCTTTACATGTTCCGTAATGCTTTTGGGCAGGAACAACCTGCAGGAGCTGAGCCTCTGGGCGTTTGGGACAGCCAGGAAACAAAACTTCGCGGTCATGCCACAGGCCATTATCTGAGTGCTTTAGCACAGGCTTATTCAAGTGCAACTTACGATCCTGCTATCCAGGCTAAGTTTGCTGAGAAAATGGAGTATATGGTAAATATACTATACAAGTTGTCTCAACTGTCGGGAACACCAAAAACTCCGGGGGGTGAGTCGGTAGCCGATCCTTTGGCCGTTCCTCCGGGACCGGGAAAAGATGGTTTTGATTCAGATTTAAGCGAAGACGGAATTCGTACCGATTACCAGAACTGGGGTAAAGGATTTATCAGTGCTTATCCACCGGATCAGTTTATAATGCTGGAACACGGCGCAAAATACGGAACCGATAACGACAAAGTTTGGGCGCCTTACTATACTTTGCACAAGATATTGGCCGGTTTAATGGATATCTACGAGGTGAGTGGCAACGAAAAAGCGCTTGACATTGTAAAAGGAATGGGCGACTGGGTACATGCACGTTTAAGTGTAGTACCAACCGAAACGCTTATTGACATCTGGAATACCTACATTGCCGGCGAATTTGGTGGAATGAATGAAGCGCTGGCAAGATTAAGCCGTCTGACTAACGATAAGAGTTACCTGGAAACAGCTAAGTTATTCGATAACATCCGTGTATTTTTTGGCGATGCCGAACATTCGCACGGTTTGGCGAAAAACGTAGATCTGTTCCGTGGTTTACATGCTAACCAGCACATTCCGCAGATTATGGGAGCACTGGAAATTTATCGTGATTCGAAGGAGTCGGAATATTTTGATATTGCCGATAACTTCTGGAATAAAGCCACCGGAGATTACATGTACAGTATTGGTGGTGTTGCAGGAGCCCGTAACCCTGCCAATGCCGAGTGTTTTACCGGTGAGCCTGCAACGCTTTATGAGAACGGTTTTGCGGTAGGCGGACAGAATGAAACCTGTGCAACTTATAATATGTTGAAATTAAGCCGCAACCTTTTCTTGTATAATCAGCAAGCCGAGCTGATGGATTATTACGAGCGTGGGCTTTACAATCATATTCTGGCATCGGTTGCAGAAGACAGCCCTGCAAACACCTATCACGTACCTTTGCGTGCGGGTTCTGTCAAGCAGTTCAGCAACGCACATATGGACGGTTTTACCTGTTGTAATGGTACAGCGCTCGAAAGCAACACAAAACTTCAGAACTCTATTTATTTCAGAAGTGCAGATAACGAAGCTTTGTATGTGAACCTTTATGTGCCTTCAATCCTGAAATGGACAGACAAGGACATCACCGTAACGCAAACAACAGCTTATCCGAAAGAAGACCATACAACATTAACCATTGGCGGTAGCGGCAAATTCGATTTGAATGTACGTGTGCCACATTGGGCTACTGAAGGATTCTTTGTTACTATAAACGGTGAGAAAGAAACTATGAAAGCAGAGCCGGGAAGTTACCTTACGATCAGTCGTAAATGGAAAGATGGTGATAAAGTTGAGTTAAGTATGCCATTCCACTTTTATTTAGAGCCGGTAATGGATCAGCAGAATGTTGCCAGTTTATTTTACGGACCGGTGTTACTGGCCGCTCAGGAAGACGGACCACGCAAAGAATGGCGTAAAGTAACGTTGGATGCTGAAGACATCAGCAAATCGATTTCAGGCGATCCTGAGAAGCTGGAGTTCGAAATTGATGGAGTGGTTTACAAACCGTTCTACGAAACATACGGTCGTCATTCAGTTTATTTGGATGTAACTTTGAAATAG
- a CDS encoding C-GCAxxG-C-C family protein encodes MKNTCSARKEARKLLFKLGCTGAIYAVVNKNFGQCDSEVEKATGPLCGGILQEGHQCGMLWGAALAAGAEANRRMKDPNAATSLAISVARDLIDSFSKRTSSVNCRDITHCNQKSKLGQIKFFITGKPLNCARLIGRWAPEAVAIADKSLAVMPENSETPVISCASIVAEKMGAGKEKAMMLAGFAGGIGLSGNACGALGAAVYLGAEKWFRENPGEVRFIVPGVEEKMRDFLIENRGEVRCSKICGQTFGTAEEHSEYIRNGGCERLLNVLSGIA; translated from the coding sequence ATGAAAAACACCTGTTCAGCAAGAAAAGAAGCCCGGAAACTACTGTTTAAATTAGGATGCACCGGGGCAATATATGCGGTAGTAAATAAAAATTTCGGACAGTGCGACAGTGAAGTTGAGAAAGCAACCGGACCGTTATGTGGCGGTATTTTGCAAGAGGGGCATCAATGCGGAATGCTTTGGGGAGCTGCTCTTGCTGCCGGTGCCGAGGCCAACCGAAGAATGAAAGACCCAAATGCTGCCACCTCGCTGGCTATTTCTGTTGCCCGCGATTTGATTGATTCGTTTAGTAAAAGAACATCGAGTGTGAACTGTCGCGATATTACACACTGTAACCAGAAATCAAAGCTGGGGCAGATTAAGTTTTTTATTACCGGAAAACCTTTAAACTGTGCACGTTTGATTGGCCGGTGGGCACCCGAGGCAGTTGCAATTGCAGATAAAAGCCTGGCTGTAATGCCTGAAAATTCTGAAACACCGGTTATAAGTTGCGCCAGTATTGTAGCCGAAAAAATGGGTGCGGGCAAAGAAAAAGCAATGATGTTGGCTGGTTTTGCCGGCGGTATCGGACTGAGTGGCAATGCCTGTGGTGCCCTTGGCGCTGCTGTTTATCTGGGGGCTGAAAAGTGGTTCAGAGAAAATCCGGGAGAAGTACGGTTTATTGTGCCGGGAGTGGAAGAAAAGATGCGCGATTTTCTGATTGAAAACAGGGGCGAGGTACGTTGCAGTAAAATATGCGGACAGACTTTTGGAACGGCAGAAGAGCACTCTGAATATATACGAAACGGTGGTTGTGAGCGGCTGTTGAACGTGTTGTCGGGAATAGCGTAG
- the tnpA gene encoding IS200/IS605 family transposase — protein MANGKRINKRQRCEVVYILYFRKKINVMPQSLVKNYIHLTFSTKNREPLITDSIKTELFDYLGGVCKELESQPIIVGGVNDHIHLLFNLSRKMALMSLVEKLKTHSSKWIKGKGTEFADFYWQHGYGAFSVNPKQLEIVRDYIRNQEMHHKARAFKEEYRQFLNEYAVDYDERFVWD, from the coding sequence ATGGCTAACGGTAAACGTATAAATAAGCGCCAAAGGTGCGAAGTGGTGTATATTTTGTATTTTAGAAAGAAAATAAATGTTATGCCACAATCATTAGTCAAAAACTACATTCATTTAACCTTTAGTACCAAGAATAGAGAGCCACTAATAACAGATTCAATAAAGACTGAATTATTCGATTATTTGGGAGGTGTTTGTAAAGAGCTTGAGTCGCAGCCAATAATTGTTGGAGGAGTAAACGACCATATTCATCTATTGTTTAATTTATCTCGCAAAATGGCCCTGATGTCCCTTGTTGAGAAGTTGAAAACACATTCTTCGAAGTGGATAAAAGGGAAGGGAACTGAGTTTGCTGATTTTTATTGGCAACATGGCTATGGTGCCTTTTCTGTAAATCCAAAACAGCTTGAAATTGTACGGGATTATATTCGGAATCAGGAAATGCATCACAAAGCAAGAGCATTTAAAGAGGAATACCGACAATTTTTGAATGAGTATGCAGTTGATTATGATGAGCGATTTGTTTGGGACTGA